TCTGTACCGCATCGCCATGCGActcaaattttgtaacaatgcggagggctccgtatagctccgcattgacatgattggttgatggaAGGTGGGGGCGGTACgttctgtataaacacaaactcacttccttgacaacttccttctcAATAGCTCTGCTCCTCTAAGCACAAGAAGTATGAAAGCCCTGACACCTGCAGAGGCTGCATCTCAGTAAATTCTATACTGCCACTTCAGATGTTGGATTGACGATGCAAAGCATTcgaccctaacccttttcctaaccttatcCTCATTCTCATAACCTTCCAATCGAATTCATCTAACTTGCCACGTAAGTTATCCTAACCTTCAATGTAAACAAATAATCTGTGTCCAGAAACCATCAGTTTCATAACACCAGAGTTGACCAATGGCAGGCACCAATGAGCTTGTCCTGAAATCAAGCATCAACCACATCAAGAAactataatttttttaaaattcAAAATTCAACTATAGAATTTATACATAATTATGATAACGTAAAATGTTCATAGGAAACACCCTGAATTGTGGTCTGCAATTACACCATATTGGAGCGAGGCCCTAATGAGTGAATGCACTTTCTAACCAGAATGCATACTCTAACCTGCAAACACTAGGTGTCAAGAGTGCATTGTTTATACTTTTTGCAGGTATTGAAAATGATACATCACCACACAGGCTATAACAACTCTTCCATTTATTTTGTATCCTATGTTCCCTCAGTCTGTTGCACCCATTATTAAGATCACAATCATTCTAATCATGGTTGGGCATCCTATTTGGTAAGGTaaaggatatacagtgccttcagaaagtattcccccttgactttttccacattttgttgtgttaaagcctgaaaatgtagattttgtgtcactggcctacacacaatacttcatggtttcaaagtggaattatgttttaagaaatgtttacaaataataaaaaatgaaaatctgaaatgtcttaagtcaataGGTATTAAACCCCTTTATAATGGCAAcgctaaataagttcaggagtatttaaaaaaaataatgtaacaTAAATTGCATTGACTTGGTGTGCAATAactgtgtttaacatgatttttgaatgactacctcatctctgtaccccacacatacaattatctgtaaggtcccccagttgagcagtgaatttcaaacacagattcaaccacaaagaccagggaggttttccaatgcctcgcaaagaagggcaccgattggtagaagggtaaaaaaaatgacattgaatatccctttgagcatggtgaagttattaattacactttggatggtgtatcaacacacccagtcactacaaagatacaggcatccttcctaaatCAGTTGCTGGAAAGGAAGAagctgctcagggatttcaccatggggcaaatggtgactttaaaacagttacagagtttaatggctgtgataggagaaaactgaggatggatcatcaacattgtagttactccatttGTCACATTTGTTGGAAGCATACTGGGACCAACGTGCAGCGTGACCTGGGTtccacatttaaaaaatgtaaagtaagtgaaccacacaacaaaacaataaagcataaacgaaacgtgacgacaatggagtgctaacatgcaactacacataaacaatatcccacaaacacaggtggaaaaaagctacctaaatatgatccccaattagagacaatgattaccagctgcctctaattgggaatcatacaaaatcaccaacatagaaaaataaaactagaaccccacatagactaaaactagactaacccccagtcatgccctgacctactctaccatagaaaataagggctctctatggtcaggacgtgacaccatTTTAACCTGCATGTCCTGATCACGCCTGGTGTGCGTAAACAAAATCAACTTCCACGCACATGGATGCACACTCGTGCGGTATAGTCAGCATGTGAGCCTATTAAATTTGGTTGTATAATGGTTTATAAATGCACTTAAATTGTTAATAAGACAAACTCTTATTCCATCATGTAACCTTGCAAGGGTTTCACTGTTGAGGAACGTTCTCACTTTTGGATGGATGCATTCAATAATGTGCATAAACCCTGGATGACTGACAGAGGGCACTGAATTGAAGCCACCGCACAGCCATTTTGGCACCTCCACAATTGTAAacaatattttggaagctatagaaatgcatttattaataatgtctacattcaTTTTTGACACGTTTATttaaaattatattatgtgagcttaaacattagaataaaaaaaatacttaaatacatgtaattttgtccttgaaacatttaattgaaatactgtagaattccattaattccagtggaggactgctcctactggggagtgccaaaatgtccgaccggtggcttcaaagcctctcaatggccaatacataccATACGCAATCCAGGGCTTGTATACGTCTTTGCCAAATTGTAAGCCTATTAATTGGTGCAATTATTTATTTATCCCAGTAATTAAGGCATGTCAACATCGGGCCCTAATTTGAATGGGCCCAAATTTGTTGACAGTGACATCATGTGACAGTGTGCAAAAAAACTATCAAGAAGAAGGTCATCTTGCAAAATCAAGACATGAGAGATTTCCGTGAAAGAAACAAGGTGTtgtagacaagacaaaaacgtcAACATAGGAGACAGAAAGTAAGTTTTACATGCAATTTGTTATGCTTTTTTGTATAAATTAAATCTGCTGGGCGATTTAGCAGAGGTAGTTAACTAAACTAAAAAGAAacgccctctcactgtcaactgcgtttattttcagcggtaaatatttgtatgaacataacaagattcatcaactgagacataaactgaacaagttccacagacatgtgactaacagaaatggaataaagtgtccctgaacaaagggggggggggggtcaaaatcagaatctcgtgtggccaccagctgcattaagtactgcagtgcatctcctcctcatggactgcaccaaatttgccagttcttgttgtgagatgtaatcccactcttccaccaaggcacctgcaagttcccggacatttctgggatccaacaggtcctagacgtggtcaatgggattgagatccgggctctttgctgaccatggcagaacactgacgttccagtcttgcaagaaatcacgcacagaacgagcagtatggctggtggtattgtcatgctggagggtcatgtcaggatgagcctgcaggaagggtaccacatgagggaggagtgtgtcttccctgtaatgcacagcgttgagattgcctttaatgacaacaagctcagtccgattatactgtgacacaccgccccagaccatgacggaccctccacctccaaattgataccgctccagagtacaggcctcggtgtaatgctcattccttcgatgataaatgcgaatccgaccatcaccctatGTGAGACAAAACCGCTAATCGTCAGttaagagcactttttgccagtcctgtctggtccagcgacggtgggtttgtgcccataggtgacgttgttgccggtgatgtctggtgaggacctgccttacaacaagccctcagtccagcctttctcagcctattgcggacagtctgagcactgatggaaggattgtgcgttcctggtgtaactcgggcagttgttgttgccatcctgtacctgtccagcaggtgtgatgtttggatgtaccgatcctgtgcaggtgttgttacacgtggtctgccactgcgaagactatcagctgtctgtcctgtctccctgtagctctgtcttaggcgtctcacagtatagacattgcaatttattgccctggccacatctgcagtcctcatgcctccttgaagcatgcctaaggcacattcacacagatgagcagggaccctgggcatctttcttttggtgtttttcagagtcagtagaaaggcctctttagtgtcctaagttttcataactgtgaccttaattgcttaccgtctgtaagctgttagtgtcttaacgaccgttccacaggtgcatgttcattaattgtttatgtttcattgaacaagtatgggaaacagtgtttaaacccttcacaATAAAGATCTGTGTGTATgaggatttttacgaattatctttgaaagacagggagtctttgaaagacagggagtttagctagctaacatttgctCAACATTTGTTGGCTAGCTAATTAACTGTAGCTAGGTAACTAATGTGAGCTTTTCTGGCGTTTTTGTTAGGCCTACCAGTTATCTACAGAATAGACTTTCCATGCACTTTCCATGCAATCTGAGTTTTTGgggattagctagctagctatgtcccTACTTCGGAAAAAGTTAATGGGGACAGATAAGCTGAAGTGGATTCGGCTTGAGTACCATTAGTGATTCTGCCGGACTCGGGAAGAGCTCCGCCCGTATGAAGCCCCCCGTCTGAGTCAATGCCGAGTTCCCCGAGTCTCAAACGGAATAGGCCCGAAGCTAACATGTTGACTGGGTCGCACGCTAGTTAGCAAGTTTGTTTGGTAAAGCTGCCAAATATCAATTTCTGATGGTTTCTtattctgtatatatagtgtaaatgAGCTACTAGGAAACCAGCACAGATAAACACTATTCCTGCATTTTCACCCTTTAAAAAATTGTTTGGTAAGGCTGCCAAATATCAATTGCTGATGGTTtcttatactgtatatatagtgcatatgATCCACTAGGAAACCAGCGCAGATAAACACTATTCCTGCATTTTCACCCTTTAAAAAGGAACAACAGATCAGTCAAATTGTTTTAATGTCCTATTTAGGTGTTGACCACTATAAAGTAAAAATACTTCATATGCTAACTGTAGATCAGTGTTCCTTTACAATGAAGGAAATGAAACCAAACCACAGGCTGGCAGTGTCATGTGATCACTTCAATGTGAGGTGTTGACTGTTTTGAGGTTCTGGTTGTTTTCACACCTTCTGCACACTCCTTTAGAGCGTAAGCTCGTGTCTTATCTAGGTTAAATCTATTCTCTTCTTTTCATTTGCTCTGCCCACAGAATTGAAGTAAACACATCCTCTGCTCTACTGTCATTGAGTATAGGCTACACATCTATCTCTCAAAAATATATAATCTATCAATCATCCGATGTTCAATGTGTGATGGTTTTGCTGAAGGACTTCACCTAGGCCTAATGATTACATATCAATCTCCAGTAAGGTTGACTCAAACAGGTTTCACAACCATTCTCAAATTGAGCAACTGAGTGTACACTGTGTGCCAGCGGGTCACAGATAATGCCATGAGAAAATGACAGGATGTTTGTTCTCATCACTGCGAGCACAGAGAGCACCAATGGAAACTGACAGATGCCTCGCACCCTGTCACCTAAAGCAGTGCCTGGTAGTGAGATTAAAGGGTAATGGGCCATGCTTCTCATTTCATGTGGTGTGATTGGTAGAGAAGGAAAGTCCCAACAGTGAGGCCCTCAACTTGTCCACAGTAAGGCCCTCAGCCTGACCCCCTGCAGAAAAAATAACAACTACTATAAAGTGATATGGGTTTACAAAAGGAACCAATTGAGAAGGAAACCATATCCTTGCCAGAGAGACCTCTTGGTCAAAAGATAAGGATTCTGCTGGGCAAAATCATCTCATCTTCAttagtgatcaaatcaaattatatttgtctaaaagtgaaatgcttacttacgggtccttcccAATGACGCATGCATTTTGTATGTGCTAATTTGAAATAACTGTGACTTGATACTTTGCAATaacttacactgaacaaaaatataaacgcaacatgtaaagtgtttgtccaatgattcatgagctgaaataaaaaatgttttatttctctcattctgggcacaaatttgtttatatccctgtttctttgccaagataatccatccacctgacaagtgtggcatgtcaagaggctgattaaacagcatcatcattacacattacacacattctAAAATGTgaaattttgtcacacaacacaatgccacagatgtctcaagttttgagggagcacgcaattgtcatgctgaccgCAGCAATGTtcactagagctgttgccagagaattgaatgttagtttctctaccataatccgcctccaacgtcattttagagaatttggcagtacgtccaaccggcctcctaaccacagaccacgtgtatggcgttgtgtgggtcgagcagtttgctgatttcaacgttgtgaacagagtgccccctggtggcggtggggttatggcatgggcaagcataagttacggacaacaaacacaactgCATTATATCGATGaccatttgaatgcacagagataccgcaacgagatcctgaggcccattgttgtgccctTCATCCGCTGCATCACTTCATGttacagcatgataatgcacagccccatgtctcaaggatctgtacacaattcctggaagctgaaaatgtcccagttcttccatggcctgcatactcaccagacatgtcacccattgagtatgtttgggatgctctggatcgacgtgtacgacagcgtgttccagttcccaccaatatagagaaacttcgcacagccattgaagagtggggcAACAatcaggccacaatcaacaacctaatcaactctatgcgaaggagatgtgtatGTACGCTGCATGATGTAAATggtggttttctgatccacggccctactttttttgaaggtatctgtgaccaacagaggcgtatctgtattcccagtcatgtgaaatacatagattagggtctaatgaatttatttcaattgactgatttccttatttgaactgtaactcagtaaaattgttgaaattgctCCATGttgcatatatatttttattcagtatagttTTCAGCGACTTGACTAGCAAGCATGATTAGCAAGCATTAAACTGTGAAGTTAATTGTCCATTTCAACAACCTGCCATCATTCTGATTAAGTGGAACAAAAGGTCAGGTCTGGGCTCCAATGCAGTTTTTCTGAAGGGAACTTCGGCTGAAGTACAGTTATGCTTTAGGTTCCCACAGACTGGCATCTAACCCAAGTTTCTCAAAACCATTTGAAACTGGATGATTCATAGTGTAAATGCAACTTAAAAAACATGTGGGCATGAATGAACATTTGAACTTTCAAGTCATATAACCAGCCAACAAATTCCCATGCGAAGAACTCTTCTTATCTCAATGAAGTTTCATTTTGTGTCATTTATGAGAGAATCTGTTTTATCAATCAAAGTGGATGTTATTTTGTTGCCACTGGTCAGCAACCAGCACTCTAACTTGCAAATACAGCAGTTTGCCACTGATTTTAGTGCAAGTCCAATCATTTTTAGGAAGCAGAGAAAACATTGTTGAGCTTTTGGATCTATTTTGATTGGTAAGTTTGTTTTGATGAGTTACCTAGTCACTGAAGAAATAAACTGAGAAGTGTTTTGACTTCTCAATATGTTACTATGTAGCGTGAACATGTAATGCCAATAAAGGCTATGAAAAGTAAAGTTATGTTATAAAAATAGGCATTTCGATACAATAACGTTATAGGAACTACTCATGAGGAATTTTCATATATTACTTTTTTTTATTATGCTTTCTTTCAGTATGCCTAAAATATAGCTTTGTTTTAATTCTTCTGTGTTGCTTTATTGTAAAAAGTACACACAAATCTAATCAAAGCATTACAGTTGATATTAACCTCATTTGGAATGTTTTCAGCTGAATGCCCATTGTTAAACTGCAAAAAGACTTAATAAACTATGACATAGTTTGGGAAAAAGTAGATATTAGCAATCATATAAACACCCAATTTATTCAAAAAGTGCATGTTCTGTATTTAAAATGCTTAATATGTCATCTTACTAATGATATGAACATGGAAAACCATTTAGAATATTATTGTAATAGTTTTCATACAGCAGAAAGGAACCACTAACAAATTAATGTTACTGTTAACAAATTGCTATTTAATATTACTATGAATTTAGGAATGTTAACAATCATAATAAACAGTCTACTGGTGAATTAATCATATTCAAAATATGgttgtttgtttaaaaaaagaaagcAAAAATAAATAAGCAATATAAATGCAAACATCAATTCAAACTATTAATGATAATGAAATAACTTTTATACATAAAATATATTATAGTGTATGCTTTCACTGAGCTTTTGAATTACATACAGTAACACCTAAAATCATAATACAACATTTTTCACCTCAACCTTTAGGGCTTTGGACTACAAAAATGCTATAAAATGTGCAGAACCCTGCTATCAGACTTTCTGGTCGAACGACTGTAAACGAGTTCTGGAGGCTGTTGTGCCACAGCTCTCTGAGGTGCCGTTGTAGGAGAAGTCTGTGGACGAGGCATAGCCCTGGTGCAGCCCACGCTTCCGCACGCAGCTCAGGAACAGTCTTTCCGCCTGCCGTCTGAAGTGGTGGTCCAGGAGCAGGTAGATGGCCGGGTTCACGCAGCTGTTGAGGAAGGCCAAGCAGCAGGAGAGAGTGAGGCCCTGACTCAGGACAGACTGGGTCTCATTGCTCAGATCGGCTCCAGACAGCCTGAAACCAATTAGGAGGGTCTTGAAGATGTTGAAGGGAAGCCAAGACACCATGAAGGCCACAATGATGGTGAAGACCATTTTGAGAGAGTGGCGGCGGCGGGCTTCCGCACGGGGGTTGCCGGCGGCAACACAGTGTCGGCGCAGGCGGGCCAGGAGGGAGCTGTAGCAGAGGAGGATGATGAACACTGGCAGGGCGAAGGTCAGGAAAACCGTGGTCAGGCTCAGACCCAGGAAGAAGGACGACTCTTTGTCCTCCAGGCAGAAGGGCTCACCGTTGGGGGTACGTACGCTACGGTACACCAGGGAGGGGGTACCCAGAGCCAGGGATAGCAGCCAGACCATGGTGCAGGTGAAACGCACACACTGGCTGCTGCGGAGGAAGCGGGAGTCCATGAGGCGCACCACGGCAAGGTAACGGTCCACGCTCATACAGGTCAGGAAGAAGATGTTGGAGAAGCGGTTGACGGAGATGATGTagctgctgaatttgcagaggaGGTTCCCAAAAGGCCATTGTCCCTCCTGTCTGGAGGAGACGGCCCACAGTGGGAGGGTGAGGACAAACACCAGGTCCGCCAGCGCCAGGTTAACCACAAATGTATCCACCAGACGCCCACCCCTCTTCCCCCTACTGCCCATGACCATGATCACAAAGAGGTTTCCCAGGAAGCCTGTGAAAAACATGAAGAAATAAAGTAGCGGCAGGTAGATGTGAGAATGGGGAAGACTGGAGATGGAGTGGTCCCCAAGGTTTGTTTGATTGTAGCTGTAATTGTACAGCATGTCAGTGTCATTGTCATCGCTGTAGTAGTACTTGTCGTTATCATACATTTCCATTCTGTGGTCAAAGAGAAGTGTCTCAGCTGCTTGCGCTCTGTGTGTCTGGCTGGCAAGCTCAATACTTCTAGACATACTATCCTGCGTCACATTCTTAAAAACCACAGACAAACTGTCAAGTTTTCTTCTGTGATCTCTAGCATGATCTCTGTATGTTTTCTTTCTGGCATATTCTTGCACAAAATTCTGACACAAATTACTACTATTTCTCATGATAATCTTTTACAATATACTCTATTTGCATATCGGTTTTCAAATAGAAACACTTAAGATACTTCCTTACACGCAGGCAAAACGTTAAGCAAGAAGAAACATAAAAACATATCAAGAGAAAAAGTACATGTACAATCTGGGCAATGGCATTGAACGAAAATAATAAATCAAACAATAAAAGCTTAAAACATTTGACAGGGATAGGATGTTTATGGTATTCAAGGGATTGATGTAGGCATACTTTAATTATGATTTGTACATATTAAAAAACCTACATTCACAGTGGATTTGTAATTTCAATCATTAAATTGAACTGAGACATGACATTGAAAATCAActttatgtatatatttatttaaaatgaacctttatttaactagtcaagtaaattattattattattatttacaatgacagcctaccccggtcaaacccagacgacgctgggccaattatgccctatgggactcccaaacattgccggttgtgatacagcctggaatcaaaccaggatctgtagtgacacatctagcactgagatgcagtgccttagaccgctgcgccactcgtatTACTCATAGTATCTTGTGTGAAAGGTGTGAAAACAGCAAACACTGTTatcaaattgcatttgtcacgtgccgaatacaaccggtgtggACTTTACTGGGAAATGCTttcttacgagcccttcccaacgatgcagagttaaaaataataatacaaataaaaatagtaacacaagaggaataacATTCACAAGAattaagctatatacaggaagttccagtaccagatcaatgtgcaggggtacgaggtatttgaggtagatatgtacaaaAAGGCAGGGTCAAAGGACCTGGCATCAGAATTGATGATAATAataagtaaaataaagaacagagtagcagcagcaaataatgagtgtgaaagtgtgtgtgtgcgtgtgaaagTGTGAATGTGGGTGGgttgtgtgtgagagtgtcagtgtagtttagtgtagtgtgtatatagtcttgtgagtgtgcatagtcAGTGCAAtatagggtcaatgcagatagtttgtGTAACCTTTAATTAACTATTTAGCTGTCgtatggctatttagcagtcttgggggtagaagctgtctcggagcctgttggtccgagagccgATACCCCGGTACCGTTTGCCagacggtagcagagtgaacaggccTTCAACTGACAtcacctgatatagaggtcctggatggcagggaggtcggccccagtgatgtattgtgcCGCCCGTACCACCCTCTGCTGAACATTATGCGAAAATGCTTGCATGTGGAAATTAAAATGGGACTTGCCAGACCCGATATGATCGTGCACATGAATAAATCAGACATCTCATCAGATGAGTCATATTATAGATGAAACTTACCATAATGTGAACTTGATGAGAACTTGATGTGAAAGGCTATGAAAACCATACATGGAATGACATCTTCATTTAACCAACCACTTCTCCTTTTGACTGATAGTGGTGTGTGAACATGAACAATGGACAATGGTCTCTGTCAGAAATGTAAATCATCACATGAACAGTTATAGAACAGAGTGAAACTACTTATATAATACTATAGTTATATAATACTATAGGTATATAATACTATAGTTAAATAATACTATAGGTATATAATACTATAGTTATATAATACTATAGGTATTTAATACTATAGTTATATAATACTATAGGTATATAATACTATAGTTATATAATACTATAGGTATATAATAATATAGGTATATAATACTATAGGTATATAATACTATAGGTATATAATACTATAGTTATATAATACTATAGTTATATAATACTATAGGTATATAATACTATAGGTATATAATACTATAGGTATATAATACTATAGTTATGTAATACTATGTTAGAGGAAAAGGAAAGGGAACCAGTTTCAGCCTGAGCTAGTTTAATGTTGGTTATATAATACTATATGTATATAATACTATAGTTATGTAATACTATGTTAGAGGAAAAGGAAAGGGAACCAGTTTCAGCCTGAGCTAGTTGAATGTTGGTTATGTAGAAGGTTACTGTTCCAATAAAAACATGAGGGGAGAAAGGATCTTCTATTTGGCAAAATGGTTTTCCTCCACTCTCAGCGTTGCACCGGCATTTGCTTCCCATCAATGCTTAAGAGTTTACTTCGAAACACATGAAACTAAATCAAATAGTAACAGGAGTGAACAACTTGTTTTTAATCAAGAGTGACAACTTCTAATAAATAGTGACAACTGTGCAAACAATATTTTTCTTTAACTTATCTAAACATTGCATTTTAGTGTGATACGAGTCATCAACCATACGTTTCAATGTATTTCAGTCTCTACAAACATAGAAAACGaataaaaacaaaagaaaaaGTGCCTCCCAACCTAAAGTAACCTATATTCATCCCTAATGTGCTATAAGCCTTATATATGGAGTTATTTGGACAATTTCTCTGCAAAAGACTGACCAGCTGGCTCACTTCAAGGTGTTGATGTGCAACAACACAACTCCACTGCTTCACTGCCAAATATCTTGTACccatattgtcacgttctgaccttagttcctttgttttgtcttttgttttagtatggtcagggcgtgagttgggtgggttgtctatgatagtttttctatgattttctatttctgtg
This is a stretch of genomic DNA from Oncorhynchus mykiss isolate Arlee chromosome 7, USDA_OmykA_1.1, whole genome shotgun sequence. It encodes these proteins:
- the LOC110527139 gene encoding probable G-protein coupled receptor 25, whose amino-acid sequence is MEMYDNDKYYYSDDNDTDMLYNYSYNQTNLGDHSISSLPHSHIYLPLLYFFMFFTGFLGNLFVIMVMGSRGKRGGRLVDTFVVNLALADLVFVLTLPLWAVSSRQEGQWPFGNLLCKFSSYIISVNRFSNIFFLTCMSVDRYLAVVRLMDSRFLRSSQCVRFTCTMVWLLSLALGTPSLVYRSVRTPNGEPFCLEDKESSFFLGLSLTTVFLTFALPVFIILLCYSSLLARLRRHCVAAGNPRAEARRRHSLKMVFTIIVAFMVSWLPFNIFKTLLIGFRLSGADLSNETQSVLSQGLTLSCCLAFLNSCVNPAIYLLLDHHFRRQAERLFLSCVRKRGLHQGYASSTDFSYNGTSESCGTTASRTRLQSFDQKV